A genomic window from Gossypium hirsutum isolate 1008001.06 chromosome D10, Gossypium_hirsutum_v2.1, whole genome shotgun sequence includes:
- the LOC107930355 gene encoding uncharacterized protein isoform X2: protein MGDSFPLFNDRDPAVLSTLKQYLSQPNNNDEDNGDGYATFCFHYKGAILRSIEQRTGNSTVPDAVLDSLILIENLDRRRGVLPSESMKAAFCAVAVHCTVSCLPVSWDNYFDAFQRIWGLRIKSLEESGKSDLISSELVQWGTVIEAGLWDLETSQRLSSINTRGKALLRIKGYLEEAFRSMSPALSRLASASTTEPTVDHVASANPNPSTDEGNMDNFVSASAQVPSSPHPCIDERNMDNVVYASAQVPSSPHPCSDEGKMDNVVSASAEASPSPHPCADKGNVDNVISSSAQVPSSPHPCTNKKKKIRRASFQARHKPRPRCKQPRGVVITDMEEDQPLCTKNGTPSSFEVNGCLQVASKTRSAALLDGVTDSPSEALEVLETVALVMAGKNFHPKGSVEDSNKDKEILMVNSQTSGNPNSSHRHCEGPAATADIEEDRALSTPDIDKLRDALTSSIADLTATVADPLPKALEVAARLVSFMEAAKSVSTDGAEGDVRKEKGVPAAPMNCNFEQAQAERRAPDKAIREDQDKMARSVPASSVGHSVEPSQAKEGNETFSRPKKVPKRNLMKRNDAAHTHERRAPYDGIREDYNKVDGSVPAPTVNHTAEPSHSKEGNEAVIRPKKVRKCSIMERNDTAHTSEWEDSIDGSDGGTSGCSNRCTLPSPKTNHVSPLKESEPQKQKNRRKTNWWTHEEEQALIKGYREYGTQWKLILESYRDILKKRTQVDLKDKWRNLSK from the exons atGGGCGATTCATTTCCCCTTTTCAACGATCGTGATCCTGCTGTGTTATCAACTCTTAAGCAGTACCTCTCTCAGCCAAACAACAACGACGAAGACAATGGCGACGGCTATGCTACCTTTTGTTTTCATTACAAAGGCGCTATTCTTCGCTCGATTGAACAACGGACAGGGAATTCCACTGTCCCGGACGCAGTTCTCGATtcgttaattttaattgaaaatctCGACCGCCGACGGGGTGTTCTCCCTTCCGAATCCATGAAGGCAGCCTTTTGTGCCGTCGCCGTACACTGTACGGTCAGTTGTTTGCCGGTCTCATGGGACAACTACTTCGATGCTTTTCAGAGGATTTGGGGATTACGGATTAAGAGCTTAGAGGAGTCAGGTAAGTCGGACCTTATTTCTTCCGAGTTAGTCCAATGGGGAACGGTAATCGAAGCGGGCTTATGGGATTTAGAGACCTCTCAGAGGTTGTCGAGTATCAATACACGCGGTAAAGCGCTGCTACGTATCAAAGGTTATTTGGAGGAGGCCTTCCGTTCTATGAGTCCTGCCTTGAGTCGGTTGGCTTCCGCTTCCACTACGGAGCCTACAGTGGATCATGTTGCCTCTGCGAATCCTAATCCTAGCACTGACGAAGGAAACA TGGATAATTTTGTATCAGCTTCTGCTCAAGTCCCCTCGAGTCCTCATCCTTGCATTGACGAAAGGAACA TGGATAATGTTGTCTATGCTTCTGCTCAAGTCCCTTCGAGTCCTCATCCTTGTTCTGATGAAGGGAAAA TGGATAATGTTGTCTCTGCTTCTGCTGAAGCCTCCCCAAGCCCTCACCCTTGCGCTGACAAAGGGAATG TGGATAATGTTATCTCTTCTTCTGCTCAAGTCCCCTCAAGTCCTCATCCTTGCACTAACAAAAAGAAGA AGATTCGAAGGGCAAGTTTCCAAGCTAGACATAAGCCTCGTCCTCGCTGCAAGCAACCTAGAGGTGTTGTCATTACTGACATGGAGGAGGACCAGCCTCTTTGTACCAAAAATGGCACCCCATCATCTTTTGAAGTTAATGGATGCTTGCAAGTTGCAAGTAAAACCAGGTCTGCTGCATTGCTAGATGGAGTAACTGATTCCCCCTCCGAAGCCTTAGAAGTGCTTGAAACAGTTGCCTTAGTCATGGCTGGTAAAAATTTCCACCCTAAAGGGAGTGTGGAAGACTCCAACAAGGACAAGG AGATTCTGATGGTTAATTCTCAAACAAGTGGTAACCCTAATTCTTCCCATAGGCATTGTGAGGGACCTGCTGCCACTGCTGATATAGAGGAGGACCGGGCTTTATCAACTCCTGATATTGACAAATTGCGAGATGCATTGACGTCAAGTATTGCTGATTTGACAGCTACTGTTGCTGATCCCCTCCCTAAAGCCTTAGAAGTTGCTGCGAGATTAGTATCTTTCATGGAAGCAGCTAAAAGTGTAAGTACTGATGGTGCTGAAGGGGATGTAAGGAAGGAAAAGGGTGTTCCTGCAGCACCTATGAATTGTAATTTTGAACAGGCTCAAGCTGAGAGGAGGGCACCTGACAAGGCCATCAGAGAAGACCAGGACAAGATGGCCAGGAGTGTTCCTGCTTCGTCTGTTGGTCATAGTGTAGAACCCTCTCAAGCTAAGGAGGGGAATGAAACTTTCAGTAGACCCAAGAAAGTGCCGAAGCGCAACTTAATGAAGAGGAATGATGCTGCTCACACTCATGAG AGGAGGGCGCCTTATGACGGCATTAGAGAAGACTACAACAAGGTGGACGGGAGTGTTCCTGCACCAACTGTCAATCATACTGCGGAACCTTCTCATTCTAAGGAGGGGAATGAAGCTGTCATTCGACCCAAGAAAGTTCGTAAGTGCAGCATAATGGAAAGGAATGACACTGCTCACACTTCTGAG TGGGAGGATTCAATTGATGGCTCTGATGGAGGGACAAGTGGTTGTTCGAACAGGTGTACTTTACCAAGCCCTAAAACGAATCATGTGTCTCCACTGAAGGAAAGTGAACCTCAAAAGCAGAAAAACAGAAGAAAAACTAACTGGTGGACGCATGAGGAAGAACAGGCATTGATCAAGGGCTATCGAGA GTATGGAACCCAATGGAAACTCATTCTCGAATCCTACCGGGACATATTGAAAAAGAGAACTCAG GTTGATCTCAAAGACAAATGGAGAAACTTGAGCAAATGA
- the LOC107930355 gene encoding uncharacterized protein isoform X1 yields the protein MGDSFPLFNDRDPAVLSTLKQYLSQPNNNDEDNGDGYATFCFHYKGAILRSIEQRTGNSTVPDAVLDSLILIENLDRRRGVLPSESMKAAFCAVAVHCTVSCLPVSWDNYFDAFQRIWGLRIKSLEESGKSDLISSELVQWGTVIEAGLWDLETSQRLSSINTRGKALLRIKGYLEEAFRSMSPALSRLASASTTEPTVDHVASANPNPSTDEGNMDNFVSASAQVPSSPHPCIDERNMDNVVYASAQVPSSPHPCSDEGKMDNVVSASAEASPSPHPCADKGNVDNVISSSAQVPSSPHPCTNKKKKIRRASFQARHKPRPRCKQPRGVVITDMEEDQPLCTKNGTPSSFEVNGCLQVASKTRSAALLDGVTDSPSEALEVLETVALVMAGKNFHPKGSVEDSNKDKGDPTTSFYPTTHHCTEKGKQILMVNSQTSGNPNSSHRHCEGPAATADIEEDRALSTPDIDKLRDALTSSIADLTATVADPLPKALEVAARLVSFMEAAKSVSTDGAEGDVRKEKGVPAAPMNCNFEQAQAERRAPDKAIREDQDKMARSVPASSVGHSVEPSQAKEGNETFSRPKKVPKRNLMKRNDAAHTHERRAPYDGIREDYNKVDGSVPAPTVNHTAEPSHSKEGNEAVIRPKKVRKCSIMERNDTAHTSEWEDSIDGSDGGTSGCSNRCTLPSPKTNHVSPLKESEPQKQKNRRKTNWWTHEEEQALIKGYREYGTQWKLILESYRDILKKRTQVDLKDKWRNLSK from the exons atGGGCGATTCATTTCCCCTTTTCAACGATCGTGATCCTGCTGTGTTATCAACTCTTAAGCAGTACCTCTCTCAGCCAAACAACAACGACGAAGACAATGGCGACGGCTATGCTACCTTTTGTTTTCATTACAAAGGCGCTATTCTTCGCTCGATTGAACAACGGACAGGGAATTCCACTGTCCCGGACGCAGTTCTCGATtcgttaattttaattgaaaatctCGACCGCCGACGGGGTGTTCTCCCTTCCGAATCCATGAAGGCAGCCTTTTGTGCCGTCGCCGTACACTGTACGGTCAGTTGTTTGCCGGTCTCATGGGACAACTACTTCGATGCTTTTCAGAGGATTTGGGGATTACGGATTAAGAGCTTAGAGGAGTCAGGTAAGTCGGACCTTATTTCTTCCGAGTTAGTCCAATGGGGAACGGTAATCGAAGCGGGCTTATGGGATTTAGAGACCTCTCAGAGGTTGTCGAGTATCAATACACGCGGTAAAGCGCTGCTACGTATCAAAGGTTATTTGGAGGAGGCCTTCCGTTCTATGAGTCCTGCCTTGAGTCGGTTGGCTTCCGCTTCCACTACGGAGCCTACAGTGGATCATGTTGCCTCTGCGAATCCTAATCCTAGCACTGACGAAGGAAACA TGGATAATTTTGTATCAGCTTCTGCTCAAGTCCCCTCGAGTCCTCATCCTTGCATTGACGAAAGGAACA TGGATAATGTTGTCTATGCTTCTGCTCAAGTCCCTTCGAGTCCTCATCCTTGTTCTGATGAAGGGAAAA TGGATAATGTTGTCTCTGCTTCTGCTGAAGCCTCCCCAAGCCCTCACCCTTGCGCTGACAAAGGGAATG TGGATAATGTTATCTCTTCTTCTGCTCAAGTCCCCTCAAGTCCTCATCCTTGCACTAACAAAAAGAAGA AGATTCGAAGGGCAAGTTTCCAAGCTAGACATAAGCCTCGTCCTCGCTGCAAGCAACCTAGAGGTGTTGTCATTACTGACATGGAGGAGGACCAGCCTCTTTGTACCAAAAATGGCACCCCATCATCTTTTGAAGTTAATGGATGCTTGCAAGTTGCAAGTAAAACCAGGTCTGCTGCATTGCTAGATGGAGTAACTGATTCCCCCTCCGAAGCCTTAGAAGTGCTTGAAACAGTTGCCTTAGTCATGGCTGGTAAAAATTTCCACCCTAAAGGGAGTGTGGAAGACTCCAACAAGGACAAGGGTGATCCTACCACATCTTTTTATCCAACTACTCATCATTGCACCGAAAAAGGAAAAC AGATTCTGATGGTTAATTCTCAAACAAGTGGTAACCCTAATTCTTCCCATAGGCATTGTGAGGGACCTGCTGCCACTGCTGATATAGAGGAGGACCGGGCTTTATCAACTCCTGATATTGACAAATTGCGAGATGCATTGACGTCAAGTATTGCTGATTTGACAGCTACTGTTGCTGATCCCCTCCCTAAAGCCTTAGAAGTTGCTGCGAGATTAGTATCTTTCATGGAAGCAGCTAAAAGTGTAAGTACTGATGGTGCTGAAGGGGATGTAAGGAAGGAAAAGGGTGTTCCTGCAGCACCTATGAATTGTAATTTTGAACAGGCTCAAGCTGAGAGGAGGGCACCTGACAAGGCCATCAGAGAAGACCAGGACAAGATGGCCAGGAGTGTTCCTGCTTCGTCTGTTGGTCATAGTGTAGAACCCTCTCAAGCTAAGGAGGGGAATGAAACTTTCAGTAGACCCAAGAAAGTGCCGAAGCGCAACTTAATGAAGAGGAATGATGCTGCTCACACTCATGAG AGGAGGGCGCCTTATGACGGCATTAGAGAAGACTACAACAAGGTGGACGGGAGTGTTCCTGCACCAACTGTCAATCATACTGCGGAACCTTCTCATTCTAAGGAGGGGAATGAAGCTGTCATTCGACCCAAGAAAGTTCGTAAGTGCAGCATAATGGAAAGGAATGACACTGCTCACACTTCTGAG TGGGAGGATTCAATTGATGGCTCTGATGGAGGGACAAGTGGTTGTTCGAACAGGTGTACTTTACCAAGCCCTAAAACGAATCATGTGTCTCCACTGAAGGAAAGTGAACCTCAAAAGCAGAAAAACAGAAGAAAAACTAACTGGTGGACGCATGAGGAAGAACAGGCATTGATCAAGGGCTATCGAGA GTATGGAACCCAATGGAAACTCATTCTCGAATCCTACCGGGACATATTGAAAAAGAGAACTCAG GTTGATCTCAAAGACAAATGGAGAAACTTGAGCAAATGA
- the LOC107930357 gene encoding uncharacterized protein, with product MATRYRSYDSRSSTSSHFSDPSSSVDLNSSASSRRPKSSSSSRAIVKSKPLDAAQSSRSRNQAADLHFPTMVKKFMDKKLANKTTGQLMIPSDVVAEGLKKTARKGTAFTALQRKLFGKGSSAKDNKKEVKALTEVKGNTRTLAMVLRSERELLNANKELEMEVSEFKLLLQDKNREVEKLKDLCLKQREEIKSLKNAILFPDAMNCRLQDLVEKQGSELAQAKQLIPTLQRQVTSLTGQLQCLAQDLAQVKAEKYSSKACNQQHGSYDGDELFDSLEFSSGNPTTPGSPDDLFLEDLNPCLTPYYAKSKPKEFDEIRYDSSHNETLSDEKWQAFN from the exons ATGGCGACGCGCTACAGATCGTACGATTCACGCTCCTCCACTTCCTCTCACTTCTCCGATCCCTCGTCATCTGTAGACCTTAACAGCTCTGCTTCTTCGCGGAGGCCAAAATCGTCTTCTTCCTCTCGAGCGATTGTGAAATCGAAGCCATTGGATGCAGCCCAAAGCAGCCGCAGCAGGAACCAGGCGGCGGATCTTCACTTCCCAACCATGGTGAAGAAGTTTATGGACAAGAAATTGGCAAATAAAACAACGGGACAGCTGATGATTCCATCGGATGTGGTAGCTGAGGGTCTCAAGAAGACGGCGAGGAAAGGCACTGCTTTCACGGCGTTGCAGAGGAAGCTGTTCGGTAAAGGATCTTCCGCTAAGGATAACAAAAAGGAGGTAAAAGCCTTGACGGAGGTGAAGGGGAATACGAGGACATTGGCCATGGTTTTAAGAAGTGAGAGGGAGCTATTGAATGCCAACAAAGAGCTCGAGATGGAGGTTTCCGAGTTCAAGCTTCTGCTTCAAGACAAGAACAGAGAG GTGGAGAAGCTGAAAGATTTGTGCTTGAAACAGAGAGAAGAGATTAAATCCTTGAAGAATGCAATATTGTTTCCAGATGCCATGAATTGTCGACTTCAAGACCTAGTTGAAAAGCAAGGTTCGGAGCTGGCGCAAGCCAAACAACTAATACCTACTCTCCAAAGACAGGTCACTTCTCTTACAGGACAACTTCAATGCCTTGCCCAGGATCTTGCTCAG GTGAAGGCAGAAAAGTATTCTTCCAAAGCATGTAACCAGCAGCATGGCAGCTATGATGGAGATGAGCTTTTTGATTCTTTG GAATTCAGTTCTGGAAACCCAACAACTCCTGGAAGTCCAGATGACTTGTTCCTCGAAGATTTAAATCCCTGTTTAACACCTTATTATGCCAAGTCAAAACCCAAG GAATTTGACGAGATTCGATACGACTCGTCGCATAATGAAACCTTGTCTGACGAAAAATGGCAAGCATTCAATTAG
- the LOC107930360 gene encoding CASP-like protein 2B1: protein MNYLGVGISPGNVPVYHGTNPMVIERRVRIAELLLRCLICVLSVLTAFLVGTDSQVKEIFSIQKKARFTDMKALVFLVVANGVAAAYSLVQVVRCVVSMVKGSVLVNKPLAWTIFSGDQAMAYLNVAAVGAAAQSAVFAKLGQTELQWMKICNLYGKFCNQVGEGISMAVLASVCMVLQSGISAFTLFRLCGVNKAKGNSGW, encoded by the exons ATGAATTATTTGGGTGTTGGTATTAGTCCTGGGAATGTCCCCGTATACCATGGCACTAATCCGATGGTAATTGAAAGAAGAGTGAGGATTGCAGAGTTGCTCTTAAGGTGTTTGATATGCGTCCTCAGTGTACTCACAGCCTTTCTAGTGGGAACCGATAGCCAGGTCAAAGAAATCTTTTCGATTCAGAAGAAAGCTCGGTTTACAGACATGAAAGCTCTTGT GTTTTTGGTCGTAGCCAATGGGGTAGCTGCTGCCTATTCCTTAGTACAAGTGGTTCGTTGTGTGGTGAGTATGGTGAAGGGAAGTGTGCTTGTCAATAAGCCTTTGGCTTGGACCATTTTCAGTGGAGATCAG GCAATGGCATACTTGAATGTGGCCGCCGTGGGAGCCGCGGCACAGTCAGCAGTGTTTGCGAAGCTGGGGCAAACGGAACTTCAATGGATGAAGATATGCAACCTGTATGGCAAGTTTTGTAACCAAGTTGGGGAAGGAATATCAATGGCAGTGTTAGCTAGTGTGTGCATGGTACTCCAATCTGGTATCTCTGCTTTCACTCTATTTCGCTTATGTGGTGTCAACAAAGCCAAAGGCAACTCCGGGTGGTAG
- the LOC107930441 gene encoding ras-related protein RABA5a, with the protein MDFVTEEEKTEDYLFKIVLVGDSAVGKSNLLARFARDEFYPNSKSTIGVEFQTQKVHIDGKEIKAQIWDTAGQERFRAVTSAYYRGAVGALLVYDISRRQTFDSIGRWLNELQTHSDMNVVTILVGNKSDLRDAREVSIAEGKSLAEAQGLFFMETSALDSSNVAAAFQTVVKEIYNILSKKVMMSHELNKPDSSSFDGKTVVLPSEDNPQPDAAEAKAGGGCC; encoded by the exons ATGGATTTTGTGACGGAGGAAGAGAAAACCGAGGATTACCTTTTCAAGATCGTATTGGTTGGTGATTCAGCTGTTGGGAAATCGAATTTACTTGCAAGATTCGCTAGGGATGAGTTCTACCCTAACTCAAAGTCGACCATAGGAGTGGAGTTTCAAACCCAGAAGGTCCATATAGATGGGAAGGAAATTAAGGCACAGATCTGGGATACAGCTGGTCAGGAGCGTTTTAGGGCTGTTACATCTGCATATTACCGAGGTGCGGTTGGAGCTCTCCTTGTGTATGACATCAGCAGACGACAGACTTTTGATAGCATCGGCAGATGGCTAAATGAACTTCAGA CTCACTCTGACATGAACGTAGTCACCATTTTAGTAGGCAACAAGTCAGATCTCCGGGATGCCAGGGAAGTATCTATTGCTGAAGGGAAGTCTTTGGCGGAGGCACAGGGTTTGTTTTTCATGGAGACGTCTGCCCTTGATTCCTCCAATGTAGCAGCTGCCTTTCAGACAGTTGTTAAAGAGATCTATAACATATTAAGCAAGAAAGTTATGATGTCTCACGAGCTGAATAAGCCAGATTCTTCTTCATTTGATGGAAAGACCGTGGTTCTACCATCAGAAGATAACCCACAACCTGATGCAGCAGAGGCTAAAGCGGGCGGCGGTTGTTGTTGA
- the LOC107930397 gene encoding inositol transporter 4: MVEGGISKPDKTEFTECWKTTWKTPYIMRLALSAGIGGLLFGYDTGVISGALLYIREDFHEVDRKAWLQETIVSMAVAGAIIGAGFGGWINDRFGRKISIMVADVLFFVGAIVMALAPAPWMIILGRIFVGFGVGMASMTAPLYISEASPARIRGALVSTNGLLITGGQFLSYCINLAFTHVTGTWRWMLGVAGLPAVVQFVLMLSLPESPRWLYRKSKVDEAKSILERIYPAEELEDEMNALKISVEAEKADEHALGDSMAQKLKGAFKNVVVRRGLYAGVTVQVAQQFSGINTVMYYSPTIVQFAGFASNKTAMALSLITSGLNAVGSIVSMTFVDRYGRRRMMIISMIGIIACLVVLTIIFSQVATHSPNIDHFESMHFALNASCSSYVRANDPTSWNCMSCLRAECGFCANGVNKYTPGACFALRKDIKDSCREKHRTWYKDGCPSRFGFLAVVFLGLYIISYSPGMGTVPWIVNSEIYPLRYRGIGGGIAAVANWVSNLIVSQTFLTLTKALGSAGTFLLFAVFCGIGLIFIFWFVPETKGLQFEEVEKLLQAGFRPEAFRKSSEETKVDKGNGKAKAEAETDTETKPQPSS, from the exons ATGGTGGAAGGTGGTATCTCAAAACCAGACAAGACAGAGTTCACTGAATGTTGGAAGACAACATGGAAAACACCTTATATTATGAGACTTGCATTGTCTGCTGGTATTGGAGGGCTCCTATTTGGTTATGACACAG GAGTGATTTCTGGTGCATTACTGTATATCCGCGAGGACTTTCATGAAGTTGATAGAAAAGCATGGCTACAA GAAACCATCGTGAGCATGGCTGTCGCAGGTGCCATCATCGGAGCTGGATTTGGAGGGTGGATAAACGACAGGTTCGGTCGGAAAATATCGATTATGGTCGCCGATGTTCTTTTCTTTGTGGGTGCAATAGTGATGGCCCTGGCTCCGGCACCGTGGATGATTATCCTAGGACGGATCTTTGTGGGTTTCGGTGTGGGAATGGCTTCGATGACGGCACCACTTTATATCTCAGAAGCTTCGCCGGCTAGGATCCGAGGTGCACTGGTTAGTACCAATGGGTTGTTAATCACCGGAGGCCAGTTTCTATCTTATTGTATCAACCTGGCTTTCACTCAC GTTACAGGAACCTGGCGTTGGATGCTTGGAGTAGCTGGACTCCCCGCCGTGGTTCAATTTGTGTTGATGCTTTCACTTCCAGAGTCTCCTAGGTGGCTTTATAGAAAG AGCAAGGTAGATGAGGCCAAATCCATCCTAGAAAGAATTTACCCTGCAGAAGAACTTGAAGATGAAATGAATGCTCTAAAAATCTCAGTGGAAGCTGAAAAAGCTGATGAACATGCCCTTGGTGATAGTATGGCACAAAAGCTAAAGGGAGCTTTCAAGAATGTCGTTGTCCGAAGGGGACTGTATGCCGGTGTGACAGTTCAAGTGGCTCAGCAATTTTCAGGCATTAATACCGTCATGTATTACAGCCCGACCATCGTTCAGTTCGCCGGTTTCGCTTCAAACAAGACTGCAATGGCCCTTTCTCTCATAACTTCCGGTCTCAATGCTGTTGGGTCTATTGTCAGCATGACTTTTGTCGATAGATACGGCAGGAGGAGAATGATGATCATTTCCATGATCGGCATAATTGCTTGCCTGGTGGTGTTAACCATTATCTTCTCTCAAGTCGCCACCCATTCGCCGAATATCGACCACTTTGAATCGATGCACTTTGCTCTAAATGCTTCTTGTTCGAGTTATGTGAGAGCTAACGATCCAACATCATGGAACTGCATGTCCTGTTTGAGAGCTGAATGTGGCTTTTGTGCTAATGGGGTAAACAAA TATACTCCCGGAGCATGCTTCGCATTGAGGAAAGACATAAAGGATTCATGTCGTGAGAAACACCGTACTTGGTACAAAGATGGTTGTCCGAGCCGATTTGGGTTTTTGGCAGTGGTGTTCCTAGGACTTTACATCATATCATACTCCCCCGGAATGGGAACAGTGCCATGGATCGTGAACTCTGAGATATACCCCTTGAGATACAGAGGTATTGGAGGAGGGATAGCTGCAGTTGCAAACTGGGTATCTAATCTCATTGTTAGCCAGACATTCTTAACCCTCACCAAAGCTCTTGGCTCTGCCGGGACCTTCCTCTTGTTTGCTGTATTTTGTGGAATCGGACTCATTTTCATCTTCTGGTTCGTGCCCGAAACCAAAGGGCTGCAGTTCGAGGAGGTGGAGAAGCTGCTTCAGGCCGGTTTTCGGCCTGAAGCATTTAGGAAAAGCTCAGAGGAGACTAAGGTAGATAAGGGTAACGGTAAGGCTAAGGCTGAGGCCGAAACCGATACCGAGACCAAGCCTCAGCCTAGTTCCTAA
- the LOC107930396 gene encoding inositol monophosphatase 3: MADNGSPEEFLATAVDAAKKAGEIIRQGFYQTKNVEHKGQVDLVTETDKACEDLVFNHLKQHYPSHKFIGEETTAACGASELTDEPTWIVDPLDGTTNFVHGFPFVCVSIGLTIGKVPTIGVVYNPIMDELFTAVLGKGAFLNGTPIRVSSQTELVKSLLATEVGTKRDKLTVDVTTNRINRLLFKVRSLRMSGSCALNLCGIACGRLDLFYELGYGGPWDVAAGVLIVNEAGGLVYDPFGKDFDITAPKVAASNPFLKDAFVEVLKQTE; encoded by the exons ATGGCTGACAATG GTTCTCCTGAAGAGTTCTTGGCCACTGCAGTTGATGCAGCTAAGAAAGCCGGCGAG ATAATCCGTCAAGGGTTTTACCAGACTAAGAATGTGGAGCATAAAGGCCAG GTCGATTTGGTCACTGAGACTGATAAGGCATGTGAAGATCTTGTTTTTAATCATCTCAAGCAGCATTACCCTTCTCACAAG TTCATTGGGGAAGAAACCACTGCTGCTTGTGGTGCATCAGAGCTGACTGATGAGCCTACCTGGATAGTTGATCCCCTTGATGGAACAACTAATTTTGTTCATGG GTTCCCCTTTGTGTGTGTCTCCATTGGTCTTACTATTGGGAAAGTTCCTACAATTGGTGTTGTTTACAATCCAATAATGGATGAG CTCTTCACTGCTGTACTTGGAAAAGGTGCTTTTCTCAACGGGACCCCTATAAGAG TTTCATCTCAAACCGAACTTGTGAAGTCTCTACTTGCAACAGAG GTTGGAACAAAACGAGATAAGTTAACGGTGGATGTTACTACAAACCGGATCAATAGATTACTTTTCAAG GTGAGATCACTTCGGATGAGTGGTTCTTGTGCATTGAACCTTTGTGGAATTGCATGTGGAAGGCTCGATCTGTTTTACGAACTTGGATATGGGGGCCCATG GGATGTGGCAGCTGGTGTTTTAATCGTTAACGAAGCTGGAGGCCTTGTGTATGATCC GTTCGGGAAAGATTTTGATATCACAGCTCCGAAAGTCGCTGCTTCAAATCCATTCCTGAAAGATGCATTTGTCGAGGTTTTGAAGCAGACAGAATGA
- the LOC107930395 gene encoding putative MO25-like protein At5g47540, with the protein MKGLFKSKPRTPVDIVRQTRDLLMYVGRSSDSREAKREEKMAELFKNIRELKCILYGNSESEPVSEACAQLTHEFFRENTLRLLITCLPKLNLEARKDATQVVANLQRQQVNSRLIASDYLETNLDLMDILVAGYENTDMALHYGAMLRECIRHQTVARYVLESQHMKKFFDYIQLPNFDIAADAAATFKELLTRHKSTVAEFLSKNYDWFFAEYNSKLLESSNYITRRQAVKLLGDILLDRSNSAVMTRYVSSRDNLRILMNLLRESSKSIQIEAFHVFKLFAANQNKPADIVSILVANRSKLLRLFADFKTDKEDEQFEADKAQVVKEIASLELRDRLE; encoded by the exons ATGAAGGGACTCTTCAAATCTAAGCCGCGAACTCCTGTTGATATCGTGCGGCAAACGCGCGATCTCCTCATGTATGTTGGCCGTTCCTCCGACAGTCGTGAAGCCAAGCGGGAAGAGAAG ATGGCGgagttatttaaaaatataagggAGTTGAAGTGTATTCTTTACGGTAATAGTGAATCTGAGCCGGTTTCAGAAGCTTGTGCACAACTGACTCACGAGTTCTTCAGAGAGAACACGCTACGACTCTTGATCACTTGTCTTCCTAAATTGAACTTAGAG GCGAGGAAAGATGCAACTCAAGTTGTTGCAAATTTGCAAAGGCAACAAGTGAATTCACGGTTGATTGCTTCTGATTACTTGGAGACAAACCTTGATCTTATGGATATTTTAGTAGCAGG TTATGAGAACACAGACATGGCTTTACATTACGGTGCAATGTTGAGAGAATGCATTCGGCATCAGACTGTTGCAAG GTATGTTTTGGAGTCGCAGCACATGAAGAAATTTTTTGACTATATACAACTTCCAAATTTCGACATTGCTGCTGATGCTGCTGCAACTTTTAAG GAGCTCTTGACAAGGCATAAGTCCACTGTGGCTGAATTTCTTTCGAAGAACTATGACTGG TTCTTTGCAGAGTATAACTCAAAGTTGCTGGAATCTAGCAACTATATTACGAGAAGACAAGCTGTCAAG TTGTTGGGAGATATCTTGTTGGACCGGTCTAATTCAGCTGTCATGACCAGATATGTGAGCTCAAGGGATAACTTAAGGATTCTTATGAATCTTCTAAGG GAATCAAGCAAGAGTATCCAAATAGAAGCTTTTCATGTTTTCAAG TTGTTTGCCGCGAACCAGAACAAACCTGCAGACATTGTTAGCATACTGGTTGCAAATAGAAGCAAGCTTCTACGTTTGTTTGCAGATTTCAAGACCGATAAAG AGGATGAACAATTCGAGGCAGACAAGGCTCAAGTTGTGAAAGAAATCGCTTCCCTTGAGCTTAGAGACCGGCTAGAGTGA